From the genome of Phytohabitans rumicis, one region includes:
- a CDS encoding ABC transporter permease, with product MTTMDIAARSSQGRTFLAILWRDIFVTGRKLGLFFAENAIQPLFMLFVFAEVLQRTGYVSQAYGDLLLPGVVAITTFLTALQTVAFPLALDLGWTKEIEDRLLAPLPTYLVAVEKMLVGTIKGIGTAIVTFPVGTLMLGSAPWRASGIPLLVLFLIIGGWVGSAIGLTMGTIMAPERINIAFALVLTPLMFTGATQYPWRSLDTLPWFQVVTAANPLTYLSEGIRSAVVPQIPHIASWLCLVALLASGAIFTVIGTRGFLRRAID from the coding sequence ACATCGCGGCACGGTCCTCGCAGGGCCGGACGTTTCTCGCCATCCTGTGGCGCGACATCTTCGTCACGGGTCGAAAACTGGGCCTGTTCTTCGCCGAGAACGCGATCCAGCCGCTGTTCATGCTGTTCGTCTTCGCCGAGGTGCTGCAGCGGACCGGGTACGTGTCACAGGCATACGGCGACCTGCTCCTACCCGGCGTGGTGGCGATCACCACCTTCCTCACCGCCCTGCAGACGGTCGCGTTTCCGCTGGCCCTCGATCTGGGCTGGACCAAGGAGATCGAGGACCGCCTCCTCGCGCCGCTGCCCACCTACCTGGTGGCGGTCGAGAAGATGCTGGTCGGGACGATCAAGGGCATCGGTACCGCGATCGTTACGTTCCCTGTCGGGACGTTGATGCTCGGTTCCGCTCCGTGGCGAGCCAGTGGAATCCCGCTGCTCGTGCTCTTCCTGATCATCGGCGGGTGGGTCGGCAGCGCCATCGGCCTCACCATGGGCACGATCATGGCACCGGAGCGGATCAACATCGCCTTTGCCCTGGTGCTCACTCCGCTCATGTTCACCGGCGCCACCCAGTACCCATGGAGGTCGCTGGACACGTTGCCCTGGTTCCAGGTGGTGACGGCGGCCAATCCGCTGACCTATCTCTCAGAGGGAATCCGGTCGGCGGTGGTGCCGCAGATTCCGCACATCGCGAGCTGGCTGTGCCTCGTCGCGCTGCTCGCGTCCGGGGCGATATTCACCGTGATCGGCACCAGGGGGTTCCTGCGCCGCGCGATCGACTGA
- a CDS encoding nucleotide disphospho-sugar-binding domain-containing protein: MRILFTPSASATRAWSLVPLAWACRADGHEVRFAAEPHVAETVDRCALPAVPVGPAAVARDLLSFAEWWRPDVVVADPWFSPAPTLAGTLGVPMVRHLCGPNDVPAAPDRAAFTVDPFPPSLQVPGLADRVTMRWIPFHGAAELPGWLAEPPKRPRVCVTGQSTLDLVDGLAELDVEVVPVAGLPLDLLLPFCSAVVSRGGASDVLTAAAYGVPQVVLAGRAEAGLLAATGAGVCLDADPEPAEMTAAVTAVLFEDGPRAAARRLRAEILAQPAPRQVVTRLAALAAG; encoded by the coding sequence GTGCGCATACTGTTCACGCCGTCCGCGTCCGCCACGCGCGCCTGGTCGCTGGTGCCACTCGCCTGGGCCTGCCGGGCGGACGGGCACGAGGTCCGGTTCGCCGCCGAACCCCACGTCGCCGAGACCGTCGACCGGTGCGCCCTGCCCGCCGTGCCGGTCGGTCCCGCGGCCGTCGCCCGGGACCTGCTGTCCTTCGCCGAATGGTGGCGCCCAGACGTGGTCGTCGCCGATCCCTGGTTCTCCCCGGCGCCAACGCTCGCCGGGACGCTGGGCGTGCCGATGGTCCGCCACCTGTGCGGGCCGAACGACGTGCCGGCGGCGCCCGATCGCGCGGCGTTCACGGTCGACCCGTTTCCGCCCAGTCTCCAGGTGCCCGGCCTCGCCGATCGGGTCACGATGCGGTGGATCCCGTTCCACGGGGCGGCGGAGCTGCCTGGCTGGCTGGCCGAGCCGCCAAAACGGCCCCGAGTCTGCGTCACCGGACAGTCCACTTTAGACCTTGTCGATGGGCTGGCCGAGCTGGACGTCGAGGTGGTGCCGGTCGCCGGACTACCGCTCGACCTGCTGCTGCCGTTCTGCTCGGCCGTTGTCAGCCGGGGCGGGGCGAGCGACGTCCTCACCGCCGCGGCGTATGGCGTACCGCAGGTTGTGCTTGCCGGGCGGGCGGAGGCGGGGCTGCTGGCCGCCACCGGCGCCGGCGTCTGCCTGGACGCCGACCCGGAACCGGCCGAGATGACGGCCGCGGTCACCGCGGTGCTCTTCGAGGACGGGCCGCGGGCGGCCGCCCGCCGGCTGCGGGCGGAGATCCTGGCGCAACCGGCCCCCAGGCAGGTCGTGACCCGGCTGGCGGCCCTGGCCGCAGGCTAG
- a CDS encoding (2,3-dihydroxybenzoyl)adenylate synthase, with protein sequence MPPTSPGLSRNGFVPWPADMAARYVAKGYWTDRPLGTRLAAAADATPDAVCLADGDFRLTFRELMARADGTAVRLRALGLRPDDRVVMALPNCWEFVVLTVAFLRLGVIPVMALPAHRRQEIAGVAERTGAVALVVADRTKDFDHQALAHEIAAQSRTVRHVLVAGDAVTGDAIDARALCEPAGDAASARAELDAIAPSGAAIALFLLSGGTTGLPKLIARTHDDFGYMAGRAAEVCGIGPDSAYLAVLPLGHGFPLAGPGVLGTLMAGGRAVIARSPAPDRAFAAIARERVTHTALVPAIVARWLEYRTARPAADLSSLRLVQVAAARLPETAARGIGTILGCALQQGYGMSEGLFCLTRPGDPPDVVLHTQGRPICPDDELLVLGPDGRPVAQGEPGVLLTRGPYTTRGYYRAEELNAHAFAPGGWYRTGDIVRLRPDGNLVVEGREKDVINRGGEKIWAKEVEAGAHRLPGVRAVAAVPMPDPELGERVCLYVVPHEGAAVTLAEVRTAMGTAGIAPFKLPEHLVLVDELPSTAVGKVDKRALRADLDRRLAGPSVAS encoded by the coding sequence ATGCCCCCGACATCACCCGGCTTGAGCCGGAACGGCTTCGTCCCGTGGCCGGCGGACATGGCCGCCCGGTACGTGGCGAAGGGCTACTGGACGGACCGTCCACTCGGCACCCGCCTGGCCGCCGCCGCGGATGCCACGCCGGACGCGGTGTGCCTGGCCGACGGTGATTTCCGGCTGACCTTCCGGGAGCTGATGGCGCGTGCGGACGGCACCGCCGTCCGGTTGCGCGCGCTCGGCCTGCGCCCCGACGACCGGGTGGTGATGGCTCTGCCCAACTGCTGGGAGTTCGTCGTGCTGACGGTGGCGTTCCTGCGCCTGGGTGTCATTCCGGTGATGGCGCTGCCGGCACACCGCCGCCAGGAGATCGCGGGCGTGGCCGAGCGCACCGGGGCGGTGGCCCTCGTCGTCGCAGACCGGACCAAGGACTTCGACCACCAGGCGCTTGCCCACGAGATCGCCGCGCAGTCACGGACCGTCCGGCATGTGCTCGTGGCCGGCGACGCGGTGACCGGCGACGCGATCGACGCGCGGGCCCTGTGCGAGCCGGCCGGCGACGCCGCTTCGGCCCGGGCCGAGCTGGACGCGATCGCACCCTCCGGCGCCGCCATCGCGCTGTTCCTGCTGTCCGGTGGCACGACCGGGTTGCCGAAGCTGATCGCCCGCACCCACGACGACTTCGGCTACATGGCCGGCCGGGCGGCCGAGGTGTGCGGAATCGGCCCGGACTCCGCGTATCTTGCCGTGCTCCCCCTCGGCCATGGCTTTCCGCTCGCCGGCCCGGGCGTGCTCGGCACGCTGATGGCGGGCGGCCGCGCGGTGATCGCCCGCTCGCCGGCCCCCGACCGGGCTTTCGCCGCGATCGCCCGGGAGCGGGTCACGCACACCGCCCTGGTTCCGGCGATCGTGGCGCGTTGGCTGGAGTACCGCACGGCGCGGCCGGCGGCGGATCTCAGCTCGTTGCGGCTGGTCCAGGTGGCGGCGGCGCGGCTGCCAGAGACCGCCGCGCGCGGCATCGGCACGATCCTCGGTTGCGCGCTGCAGCAGGGGTACGGCATGTCCGAGGGCCTGTTCTGCCTGACCCGACCCGGCGATCCACCCGACGTCGTGCTGCACACCCAGGGCCGGCCGATCTGCCCCGACGACGAGCTGCTGGTGCTGGGCCCGGACGGGCGACCGGTCGCGCAGGGCGAGCCGGGGGTCCTGCTCACCCGCGGGCCGTACACCACCCGTGGCTACTACCGCGCGGAGGAGCTGAACGCGCACGCGTTCGCCCCCGGCGGGTGGTACCGCACGGGTGACATCGTGCGCCTGCGGCCGGACGGCAACCTGGTCGTCGAGGGCCGGGAGAAGGACGTCATCAACCGCGGCGGGGAGAAGATCTGGGCGAAGGAGGTCGAGGCCGGGGCGCATCGGCTGCCCGGCGTACGGGCGGTCGCGGCGGTGCCCATGCCCGACCCGGAGCTGGGCGAGCGGGTGTGCCTGTACGTGGTGCCGCACGAGGGCGCGGCCGTGACGCTCGCCGAGGTGCGGACGGCGATGGGCACAGCCGGGATCGCCCCGTTCAAGCTTCCCGAGCATCTGGTCCTGGTCGACGAGTTGCCCAGTACCGCCGTGGGAAAGGTGGACAAGCGCGCCCTCAGGGCGGACCTCGACCGCCGGCTCGCCGGCCCATCGGTGGCCTCCTAG